The following are encoded in a window of Amphibacillus xylanus NBRC 15112 genomic DNA:
- a CDS encoding glycoside hydrolase family 2 TIM barrel-domain containing protein, with product MKINWNDDWLFRKIDEEKDQSITIPHDAMILENRSQDNLSGKNAGYYEGNDYVYTKKFFAPSQYEDKKLIIEFEGVYHNAEVYLNEEKVAFRPYGYTNFYVDISEKVRMNEENEIKVIARNSDQPNSRWYSGAGIYRPVHLYVLPKQHILLNGVKIRTLNYQTRTIEIEVKTNMPGVVEIEILDDITPLAKHTIQTTGSGILKLDLPDAKLWNTKTPHLHTCKVRFGDHLETIDFGIRQIECSREKGFCINGERVILRGCCIHHDNGILGARAYDFAEERKVRIMKEAGYNAIRSAHNPCSKAMLDACDRLGMLVVDEYVDVWYIHKTKYDYALYFKDWWQQDLKDMVDKNYNHPSVIMYSTGNEVSETAQKRGIDYTKQMTDYLHSLDNSRPVTCGINIFFNYLSSLGFGVYTDKKAEKEVEKGNRKAVGSEFYNNLAGILGARTMKIGATLRGSDLKTRDAFANMDVAGYNYGIYRYKKDLKKYSDRIILGTETFCNDAYRFYELAKENPGLIGDFVWAGMDYLGEVGVGSWEYKDYAPDFNHGVGWVSAGSGRVDLIGNELAEAKYTKVAFEIDKIHIGVVPVNNAFKPHSPSAWKMTNAINSWSWDDWDGKKTQVEVYVRAHKVALYVNSKKVGEKKIKNDCKAIFKTKYYRGQVMAIAFDEEGNEVARTSLKSAGDETKLTITPENEQISVNDLSYIRLKYTDDDGEKKPLARGDVKVSVEGGELLATGHGCPYNDQSYNTDITDTYYGEALAIVKPTGVGKIEVFAESKYGNAQASIEVVE from the coding sequence ATGAAAATAAATTGGAATGATGATTGGTTATTTCGAAAGATTGATGAGGAAAAGGATCAATCAATAACCATACCGCATGATGCAATGATTCTTGAAAACCGTTCTCAAGATAACCTTAGTGGGAAAAATGCTGGATACTATGAAGGAAATGACTACGTCTATACAAAAAAGTTTTTTGCTCCTTCTCAATATGAAGATAAAAAGTTAATTATCGAGTTTGAAGGTGTTTATCATAATGCCGAAGTTTATCTGAATGAAGAAAAAGTTGCTTTTCGACCTTATGGGTATACCAACTTTTATGTTGATATTAGTGAAAAAGTCAGAATGAATGAAGAAAATGAAATAAAAGTTATCGCACGAAATTCGGATCAACCGAATAGTCGCTGGTATTCAGGAGCGGGTATATACCGACCTGTTCATCTTTATGTTCTTCCGAAGCAACACATTTTGTTGAATGGCGTTAAAATTCGCACTTTAAATTATCAAACGAGAACGATAGAGATAGAGGTAAAGACTAATATGCCTGGTGTCGTTGAAATCGAAATTCTGGATGATATAACCCCCCTTGCTAAGCACACAATACAAACAACAGGAAGTGGAATTCTAAAGCTTGACCTCCCGGATGCTAAACTATGGAATACCAAAACGCCACATTTACACACGTGTAAAGTTCGGTTTGGTGATCATTTAGAAACGATTGATTTTGGTATTCGCCAAATCGAGTGTAGTCGGGAAAAGGGCTTTTGTATCAATGGTGAAAGAGTTATCTTACGTGGGTGTTGCATCCATCATGATAATGGAATTTTAGGCGCACGAGCTTATGACTTCGCTGAAGAGCGCAAGGTCAGGATCATGAAGGAGGCAGGATACAATGCGATTCGTTCTGCCCATAATCCTTGCTCAAAGGCAATGCTAGATGCTTGTGACAGACTGGGTATGTTAGTTGTGGATGAGTATGTTGATGTTTGGTATATCCACAAGACAAAGTATGATTATGCGCTTTATTTTAAGGATTGGTGGCAACAAGATTTAAAAGATATGGTTGATAAGAATTACAACCATCCTTCTGTTATTATGTATTCCACTGGAAATGAAGTTTCTGAAACAGCGCAAAAACGTGGGATTGATTACACAAAACAAATGACCGACTATCTTCATTCTTTAGATAACAGTAGGCCAGTTACTTGTGGTATCAATATTTTCTTTAACTATTTAAGTTCTTTAGGTTTTGGAGTGTATACAGATAAGAAAGCTGAAAAAGAAGTTGAAAAAGGTAATCGTAAGGCAGTTGGTAGTGAGTTTTATAACAATCTTGCTGGTATTTTAGGAGCTCGAACGATGAAGATTGGGGCCACTCTACGCGGAAGTGATTTAAAAACGAGAGATGCCTTTGCAAATATGGATGTGGCTGGATACAACTATGGGATTTATCGCTATAAAAAAGATTTGAAGAAGTATTCAGATCGAATTATTTTAGGGACTGAAACTTTTTGTAATGATGCTTACCGATTCTATGAATTGGCTAAAGAGAATCCAGGTTTAATAGGGGATTTTGTTTGGGCGGGTATGGATTATTTAGGTGAAGTAGGGGTAGGATCTTGGGAATATAAAGACTATGCTCCAGATTTCAATCATGGTGTTGGTTGGGTAAGTGCAGGAAGTGGTAGGGTTGACTTGATTGGGAATGAATTAGCGGAAGCTAAATATACAAAAGTAGCTTTTGAAATTGATAAAATTCATATCGGTGTTGTTCCTGTTAATAATGCATTCAAGCCACATTCGCCATCTGCGTGGAAAATGACAAATGCGATTAATAGTTGGTCATGGGATGATTGGGATGGAAAGAAGACGCAAGTCGAAGTATATGTTAGAGCACACAAAGTTGCTTTATATGTGAACTCGAAAAAAGTAGGGGAAAAGAAAATAAAGAATGACTGTAAGGCTATTTTTAAGACGAAATACTATAGAGGTCAGGTAATGGCAATTGCTTTTGATGAAGAAGGGAATGAGGTTGCTAGAACTTCTTTGAAATCAGCAGGAGACGAAACTAAACTTACAATTACACCGGAAAATGAACAGATAAGTGTTAATGATCTTTCTTATATTCGATTGAAATATACAGATGATGATGGCGAGAAGAAGCCTTTAGCAAGAGGGGATGTTAAAGTATCTGTCGAAGGTGGCGAGTTGTTAGCAACAGGCCATGGCTGTCCTTATAACGATCAAAGTTATAATACGGACATCACTGATACTTACTATGGAGAAGCACTTGCAATAGTGAAACCTACAGGGGTTGGTAAAATTGAGGTTTTTGCAGAAAGCAAATATGGGAATGCACAAGCAAGTATCGAAGTCGTTGAGTGA
- a CDS encoding beta-glucosidase — protein MFKKTKIWRGLALVFILFFAISAIAGVTLETYRTAVDAFFGTNSSKTVTEEVDDLEDTWTYKSKFTTAEEAFEGLKEFAIRESQETIVLLKNEGNVLPISNEAKLTLFGVRSYAPVYGSNGGSITDGYATVEIFDAFEERGFQLNPSMLATYEQYFSNKEWTVPRYGSGIIPEYEEITSYSDPSELTLNELRDLNPNFDQDYAKYNDAAIVVVGRPGGENGDGYYPGAAGLADGVSTVTGNIFSLSDEELEIIEEAKENFDTVIVLINSVNQMEIANLKEDPDIDAIVWIGFPGAYGFYGVADVLNGTVSPSAYLGDIYAKNSALAPAMKNYGNIPWENASDFTPEENVNSYLIQAEGIYTGYRYYETRYADIVLGNGGEVASAGTYANADGTIATEDGIWDYKNEVVYPFGYGLSYTTFDQNLDEVNILGNKETASVTVTVTNTGDVAGKSVVQVYAQVPYTDYDKQYNVEKSAVQLMDFEKTDTLQPGDSQTITMEIDLANLASYDSENAKTFILDPGDYYLAIGSDSHNALNNILASQGKTTADGMTENGNSDNVYTWTWTGDVDDKTFAVSKAGVEITNALSEGDYAMDINAFLPGTVTYLSRSDWDGTFPKTYSGLVADENLSRLLGNDFISLNTDDDVSDLVFGDTTSDLMLNDLKGADFDDPRWAELVDKVTIEEFLAFAENAFHNIAAIDSIGLPQHQADDGPGGSDSHYLPEGSYQGVPFPDADEYESGTRVAPSPTNLAYSWNKELAYENGEIILGESTLMFNLPIMIGPGMNIKRHAYNSRGVEYYSEDPILSGYIGSAVVQGAQSKGTLVNIKHAAFNDQEINRSGIAVFMDEQKARELELRNLQQAFEANGKPASFVGDESKDDTYTTGALGVMTSYNRIGAVAPSANRGVMVQIMRDEWDFNGYSVTDFTGVTLKAAPKESLLAGTTAFCGFGDSEVNYWNAASLSGDRDMLLAIKQNIHYLLYSLANSAAMNGVNATTHSVDVMTWWRALYTVMIGVTAVGAVGSVAGYTVIKHKNKKTIIEEDIR, from the coding sequence ATGTTTAAAAAAACTAAAATATGGCGGGGATTAGCTCTAGTATTTATTCTATTCTTTGCAATATCTGCAATAGCTGGAGTAACTTTAGAAACTTATCGTACAGCAGTTGATGCTTTTTTTGGGACGAATAGTAGTAAAACAGTAACGGAAGAAGTTGATGATTTAGAAGACACATGGACTTACAAATCTAAATTTACAACTGCTGAAGAAGCATTTGAAGGCTTAAAAGAATTTGCGATAAGGGAATCACAGGAAACGATTGTGTTATTAAAAAACGAAGGAAACGTTCTACCAATCTCTAATGAAGCTAAACTTACATTATTCGGTGTACGTAGTTATGCTCCTGTTTACGGGAGTAATGGTGGAAGTATAACTGATGGATACGCAACCGTAGAGATCTTTGATGCATTTGAAGAAAGGGGCTTTCAGCTTAACCCTTCTATGCTCGCTACCTATGAGCAGTATTTTTCAAATAAGGAATGGACAGTTCCGAGGTATGGTAGTGGTATTATTCCAGAATATGAAGAAATAACTTCATATTCAGATCCTTCTGAACTGACTCTAAATGAGTTGCGAGACCTAAATCCAAATTTTGATCAGGATTACGCAAAGTACAATGATGCAGCAATTGTTGTAGTGGGTCGCCCAGGTGGAGAAAATGGTGATGGATACTATCCGGGCGCTGCAGGACTTGCTGATGGCGTATCAACGGTGACTGGAAACATTTTTAGTCTGAGTGATGAAGAGTTAGAAATAATTGAAGAAGCAAAGGAGAACTTCGATACAGTTATTGTTTTGATTAACTCCGTTAATCAAATGGAAATTGCAAATTTAAAGGAAGACCCAGATATAGATGCAATCGTCTGGATTGGGTTTCCAGGGGCATATGGTTTTTATGGTGTTGCTGATGTTCTTAATGGTACTGTTTCTCCGTCCGCTTATCTTGGAGATATCTATGCGAAAAACAGCGCACTAGCACCAGCCATGAAGAACTATGGAAATATCCCATGGGAAAATGCTTCTGATTTTACCCCAGAGGAAAATGTAAATTCCTATTTAATTCAGGCGGAGGGAATTTATACGGGGTATCGTTATTATGAAACTCGTTATGCAGATATTGTTTTAGGTAATGGTGGTGAAGTTGCATCAGCAGGAACTTATGCTAATGCTGATGGTACTATTGCTACTGAAGATGGCATTTGGGACTATAAAAATGAAGTTGTTTATCCATTTGGATACGGTTTGTCTTATACGACTTTTGATCAGAATCTTGATGAAGTAAATATTCTTGGAAATAAAGAGACAGCTTCTGTTACTGTGACTGTGACCAATACGGGAGATGTTGCTGGGAAATCTGTTGTTCAAGTTTATGCCCAAGTACCGTATACGGATTATGACAAGCAATATAATGTTGAGAAATCTGCAGTACAGTTGATGGATTTTGAAAAAACCGATACACTGCAACCTGGCGATTCTCAAACAATCACAATGGAGATTGATCTTGCAAACCTTGCAAGTTATGATTCAGAAAATGCAAAAACATTTATCCTTGATCCAGGTGATTATTATTTAGCTATTGGTAGTGACTCTCATAATGCACTCAATAATATTTTGGCTAGCCAAGGTAAAACTACGGCTGACGGCATGACTGAAAACGGAAATTCGGATAATGTTTATACATGGACATGGACGGGTGATGTAGATGACAAGACCTTTGCTGTAAGTAAAGCAGGTGTTGAAATTACTAATGCATTGAGTGAAGGTGACTATGCCATGGATATTAATGCTTTCCTTCCTGGTACAGTAACTTATTTATCCAGAAGTGATTGGGATGGTACGTTTCCAAAAACATACTCAGGTTTAGTGGCAGATGAGAATTTGTCTAGATTACTCGGTAATGATTTCATTTCACTTAATACAGATGATGACGTTTCGGATTTAGTGTTTGGTGACACGACGAGTGACTTAATGCTTAATGATTTGAAGGGTGCAGATTTTGACGATCCTCGTTGGGCGGAATTAGTCGATAAAGTAACTATAGAAGAATTCTTGGCTTTTGCTGAAAATGCATTCCATAACATAGCGGCAATTGACTCTATTGGTTTGCCACAGCATCAGGCCGATGATGGTCCTGGAGGATCTGATTCACATTATTTACCAGAAGGTAGCTATCAAGGCGTCCCATTCCCTGATGCGGATGAATATGAATCTGGTACAAGAGTTGCACCTTCTCCAACGAATTTAGCATACAGTTGGAATAAAGAGTTGGCTTATGAAAATGGTGAGATCATTTTAGGTGAGAGTACTTTAATGTTTAACTTGCCAATTATGATTGGTCCAGGTATGAATATTAAACGCCATGCGTATAACAGTCGAGGTGTAGAATATTACTCAGAAGATCCAATTCTCTCTGGTTATATTGGGAGTGCAGTAGTACAGGGGGCACAATCTAAAGGTACGCTTGTCAACATCAAGCATGCAGCTTTTAACGATCAGGAAATTAACCGTTCAGGAATTGCTGTATTTATGGACGAACAAAAGGCTAGGGAACTCGAACTTCGAAATCTTCAGCAAGCTTTTGAGGCTAACGGAAAACCAGCATCGTTTGTTGGTGATGAGTCTAAAGACGACACTTATACTACTGGTGCTCTCGGTGTGATGACTTCTTACAACCGTATTGGTGCAGTAGCTCCGAGTGCAAACAGAGGTGTAATGGTACAAATTATGCGAGATGAGTGGGACTTTAATGGATATAGTGTCACTGACTTCACTGGTGTTACTTTAAAAGCGGCACCAAAGGAATCACTTTTAGCCGGAACAACAGCTTTTTGTGGTTTTGGTGATAGTGAGGTTAACTACTGGAACGCTGCAAGTTTAAGTGGTGACAGGGATATGCTTTTAGCTATCAAACAAAATATTCACTATCTATTATATTCTCTTGCAAATAGTGCGGCGATGAATGGCGTAAATGCTACAACACATTCAGTCGATGTGATGACTTGGTGGCGAGCCCTTTACACAGTAATGATCGGTGTTACTGCAGTCGGAGCAGTGGGGAGTGTCGCTGGCTACACTGTTATAAAGCACAAGAATAAGAAAACAATAATTGAGGAGGATATAAGATGA
- a CDS encoding ATP-binding protein, producing MVSIIYTLLYYFFIKQFEKPEGNNFENKFILVLCVFVNLYATVFSVVFRITQENAQTEIFLICVFLDILCCLFTLYLLSYIYRTSILKEELNIIQSLLKKEKTQFTISQNNIEMMNIKFHDLKHQLTHLSNRIDETEMEELRKIISIYDIPPTGNAVLDVVMTEKKLQCEQEGIELTYMVDGKKLNFMRETDIYSLFGNALDNAINSLRNIKNKEKRVMSMIVKETMGLISIHIENYYQGDLQFQDGLPVTTNTDQDFHGFGMKSMKYIVEKYGGELSIKLDDDVFNLNIAFPSQ from the coding sequence ATGGTCAGTATAATCTATACATTATTATACTATTTCTTTATTAAGCAATTTGAAAAACCGGAAGGTAATAACTTCGAAAATAAGTTTATTCTTGTGTTATGTGTTTTTGTTAATTTATACGCAACAGTCTTCTCTGTTGTTTTTAGAATTACTCAGGAAAATGCACAAACTGAAATCTTTTTGATATGTGTATTTTTGGATATTTTGTGTTGTTTATTCACGCTGTACCTTTTATCCTATATTTATCGTACAAGTATATTAAAAGAAGAGTTAAATATTATTCAATCACTGCTAAAAAAAGAGAAAACACAATTTACAATTTCTCAGAATAATATTGAAATGATGAATATCAAATTTCATGATTTAAAGCATCAATTGACACATTTATCGAATCGAATTGACGAGACAGAAATGGAGGAATTAAGAAAGATCATATCAATTTATGATATTCCTCCGACAGGAAATGCTGTGCTTGATGTGGTAATGACTGAAAAAAAACTGCAGTGTGAACAAGAAGGTATTGAATTAACCTATATGGTGGACGGCAAAAAACTAAATTTTATGCGTGAAACAGACATCTATTCTCTATTTGGTAATGCATTGGATAATGCAATTAACTCTTTAAGGAATATTAAGAATAAGGAAAAGCGTGTAATGAGTATGATCGTTAAAGAAACAATGGGGTTAATCTCAATTCATATTGAAAATTATTATCAAGGTGATTTGCAATTTCAAGATGGATTACCTGTAACGACGAATACAGATCAGGACTTTCATGGCTTTGGTATGAAAAGCATGAAGTATATTGTTGAAAAGTATGGCGGGGAGTTGTCAATCAAACTAGATGATGATGTATTTAATTTAAATATTGCCTTTCCAAGTCAGTAA
- a CDS encoding LytR/AlgR family response regulator transcription factor produces the protein MISIAIVEDDNREANILKAYIKKYGSETAQSFQITLYDDGFKLLDNYKPIHDIIFMDIEMPHLDGMEAAKKLRKLDDVVTLIFVTNMANYAIKGYEVDALDFIVKPVRYSTFRMKFKKAIERISTNEDIEIVVSRRSGIVRLTSRQIIYIEVVGHKLTYHLTDGVIEGHGSLTDLEKQLHNNDFLRSHASYLINPQYISHVQGYTVTMTNGDELRISRPRKKKFLQQLAEILGEGRDMQL, from the coding sequence ATGATAAGCATTGCAATTGTAGAAGACGATAATCGTGAAGCTAATATATTAAAAGCTTATATAAAAAAATACGGAAGTGAAACTGCACAATCATTTCAGATTACTTTGTATGATGATGGCTTTAAGTTGTTAGATAATTATAAGCCTATCCATGATATTATATTTATGGATATTGAGATGCCGCATCTTGATGGGATGGAAGCTGCAAAAAAGTTAAGAAAATTGGATGATGTAGTAACTCTGATATTTGTTACAAACATGGCGAATTATGCAATTAAAGGCTATGAGGTAGATGCCCTTGATTTTATTGTTAAACCAGTCAGGTATTCTACGTTTAGGATGAAATTCAAGAAAGCCATAGAAAGAATATCTACTAATGAGGATATTGAAATCGTAGTTTCACGGAGATCTGGGATAGTACGATTAACATCTAGGCAAATTATCTATATCGAAGTAGTTGGTCATAAACTCACATACCATTTGACCGATGGAGTTATAGAAGGACACGGATCGTTGACAGATTTAGAAAAACAATTGCATAACAACGATTTTTTAAGGTCTCATGCTAGTTATTTGATTAATCCCCAATATATTTCTCACGTTCAAGGATATACAGTGACTATGACGAATGGCGATGAATTACGAATTAGTCGACCAAGAAAGAAAAAATTTCTGCAACAATTAGCAGAAATATTGGGAGAAGGGCGGGATATGCAATTATAA
- a CDS encoding methyl-accepting chemotaxis protein, whose protein sequence is MRQSIAKRILFILSLLTFIFILNTILSGITNSQIKLSTSLVADSFVTLEYEQVKLAKEIGQVNLEIQEFVLSDESEHETISESIINSAGVIETSVAEIAKITEDFSDKAMNQVLNDAFLPYQTAMQAYLDQIYTVTEYIEQNNQVLAASNYQTLQQLAEEMVRSESDFQEVLDASINHEVNLINSRVDRSTMIIWIIAILFVLSAMAAFWITVKTIISPLVSGNRKLTEIIKTLEDEEGDLTVRIETSSQDEVGQMIAGINRFLDILQDLMISIKTSSSSIYQSTGNIRNNIVDSKDSTANISVSLNELSAGMEEISSTIQSLEDGAQSVLQSANHISEDAKSNVIRVESIVERADTVRNQSLQSKSQTEEIIRQIKQTTESSIENSRSVQRINELTADILEISEQTNLLALNASIEAARAGEAGKGFAVVGNEIRKLAESTKETTSAIQAISATVTNSVEELVSNAEQMISYITGNVLDDYDEFVEVTNAYQEDAETLKVILNRFADSSGELNLITNNMVEGMKEISSAVEGSVIEVVKSSENTNDLLDSLTDITTDTDQNQEIVDHLNKQVQKFKKVEV, encoded by the coding sequence ATGCGCCAGTCAATAGCAAAACGAATACTATTTATTCTATCTTTACTTACATTCATTTTTATTTTAAACACGATTTTAAGCGGAATTACCAATTCGCAAATTAAATTATCAACAAGTTTAGTGGCAGACTCTTTTGTCACCTTAGAGTATGAGCAAGTAAAGTTAGCGAAAGAAATTGGTCAAGTAAATTTAGAAATCCAAGAATTCGTGTTAAGTGACGAGTCTGAACATGAAACCATTTCTGAATCAATTATTAATAGTGCGGGGGTGATAGAGACTAGTGTTGCTGAGATTGCCAAAATAACTGAAGACTTTTCAGATAAAGCGATGAATCAAGTACTGAATGATGCCTTTCTCCCTTATCAAACAGCTATGCAGGCATATTTGGATCAAATCTATACAGTTACCGAATATATTGAACAAAACAATCAAGTATTAGCGGCTAGTAATTATCAAACTTTACAACAATTAGCTGAGGAAATGGTGAGATCTGAAAGTGATTTTCAAGAAGTTTTAGATGCGAGTATTAATCATGAAGTCAATCTGATTAATTCGAGAGTCGATCGTTCAACAATGATTATCTGGATTATAGCTATTCTTTTTGTTCTATCAGCTATGGCTGCATTCTGGATAACTGTCAAGACAATCATTAGTCCGTTAGTGAGTGGAAACCGAAAATTAACAGAGATTATTAAGACGCTTGAAGATGAAGAGGGAGATTTAACTGTTCGAATTGAGACTTCATCTCAAGATGAAGTCGGTCAGATGATCGCAGGCATTAATCGTTTTCTTGATATATTGCAAGACTTAATGATTTCAATAAAAACAAGTTCCAGTTCAATCTATCAATCAACAGGAAACATAAGAAATAACATTGTCGACAGCAAGGATTCTACGGCTAATATTTCTGTTTCTTTAAACGAGTTATCCGCAGGTATGGAAGAGATAAGTAGCACGATACAGAGTCTTGAAGATGGTGCTCAAAGTGTATTACAATCGGCAAATCACATTTCAGAAGATGCGAAATCAAATGTTATTCGGGTTGAATCAATTGTTGAAAGAGCAGATACTGTTCGAAATCAATCACTTCAAAGTAAGAGTCAAACCGAGGAGATTATTCGCCAGATTAAACAGACAACAGAATCCTCGATTGAAAATAGCCGTTCGGTTCAAAGAATTAATGAATTGACTGCAGATATTTTAGAGATTTCAGAACAAACCAATCTTTTGGCTCTTAATGCATCGATTGAAGCGGCCAGAGCAGGTGAAGCTGGTAAGGGCTTTGCAGTTGTTGGTAATGAAATAAGAAAGTTAGCAGAGAGCACAAAAGAGACAACAAGTGCGATTCAAGCGATCAGTGCAACTGTCACAAATTCTGTAGAAGAGTTAGTTAGCAATGCCGAACAGATGATTAGTTATATAACAGGCAATGTACTTGATGATTATGATGAATTCGTTGAAGTGACAAACGCTTATCAAGAAGATGCTGAGACGCTTAAGGTGATTCTAAATAGATTTGCAGACAGTTCAGGTGAGCTTAATCTAATAACGAATAATATGGTCGAAGGCATGAAAGAAATATCGTCAGCTGTTGAAGGAAGTGTGATTGAAGTTGTAAAATCTAGTGAGAACACAAATGATTTATTGGATTCATTAACAGATATCACAACTGACACAGATCAAAACCAAGAAATTGTTGATCACCTAAACAAACAAGTACAAAAATTTAAAAAAGTAGAAGTTTAA
- a CDS encoding glycosyltransferase family 2 protein, protein MKLLSVIIPCYNSQDYMRNCIESLLLARDDVELIIVNDGSVDQTAEIADNYANMNPSKIKVIHQPNGGHGQAINTGLKHATGLYFKVVDSDDWVDTRAYLKILDTLSGLIDRKQYIDLLISNFVYEKEGAKYKKVMKYTSVIPKDKIFTWDDTKPFRKGQYLMMHSLIYRTQLLREMHLRLPKHTFYVDNLYVYQPLARVERMYYLDVDFYRYFIGRDDQSVNEKVMIDRIDQQLKVNKLMIDYIDLESIQNEKLQQYLFHQLEIVTTISSILLIRSRKRENLKKKKELLQYIKERDRKLFRKLRYGFLGQLTNLPSWFGRQISMGAYKISRRIFGFN, encoded by the coding sequence ATGAAATTATTATCAGTCATTATTCCTTGTTATAATTCTCAAGATTACATGAGAAATTGTATAGAGTCTCTATTATTAGCGAGAGATGACGTTGAGTTAATTATAGTCAATGATGGTTCTGTTGATCAAACAGCAGAAATTGCTGATAATTATGCAAACATGAATCCGAGCAAAATTAAAGTTATTCATCAACCAAATGGTGGTCATGGACAGGCGATCAATACGGGGCTTAAACATGCAACAGGTTTATATTTTAAAGTGGTCGATAGTGATGATTGGGTAGATACCCGGGCGTATTTAAAAATATTAGATACACTGAGTGGTCTGATTGATAGAAAGCAATATATTGATTTATTAATTAGTAATTTTGTCTATGAAAAAGAAGGGGCAAAATATAAGAAAGTTATGAAATATACGAGTGTCATCCCTAAGGATAAGATTTTTACTTGGGATGATACTAAGCCTTTTCGTAAAGGACAATATCTAATGATGCATTCACTAATCTATCGAACACAATTATTAAGAGAAATGCACCTGAGATTGCCAAAGCATACATTCTATGTTGATAATCTTTATGTCTATCAACCATTAGCACGTGTAGAGAGAATGTACTATTTAGACGTTGACTTCTATCGTTATTTTATCGGAAGAGACGACCAATCAGTTAATGAAAAAGTAATGATTGATCGAATTGATCAGCAACTAAAAGTGAACAAGTTGATGATCGACTATATCGATTTGGAGTCGATTCAAAATGAGAAATTACAACAGTATCTATTTCACCAGTTAGAAATAGTCACAACTATTTCTTCAATCTTACTCATACGTTCTCGTAAAAGGGAAAATCTGAAAAAGAAAAAAGAGCTGTTGCAATATATCAAAGAAAGAGATCGAAAGCTATTTCGTAAATTAAGGTATGGATTTTTAGGCCAATTGACTAACTTACCAAGTTGGTTTGGTCGTCAAATCTCTATGGGTGCCTATAAAATATCAAGAAGGATTTTTGGTTTTAATTAA
- a CDS encoding family 43 glycosylhydrolase, with the protein MQLASDMKTVIGDTKLIMNKVDEAFGTGFEGHEFFEASSIRKINEVYYFIYSSINGHELCYATSKNPTGPFKFGGTIISNGDLYINGYSSDHAADNYIGNNHGSIVAINDQWYVFYHRHTNRHHYSRQAMAEQIEINKDGFIPQVELTSHGLNNGPLRGKGEYGAYIACHLRSADGAGRYGTYFGNITFRKHPYFTQTGKDRMGRPDQYIANMRDGASAGYKYFMIDDIEEVGVCVKASGSGIMLVAEKLNSKPNAKIKISPTKEYKYFYTKLQLDKGKQALYFTYRGTGKLDFKSFILN; encoded by the coding sequence GTGCAACTCGCATCTGATATGAAAACTGTCATTGGAGATACGAAACTCATTATGAATAAAGTTGATGAGGCTTTCGGTACTGGATTTGAGGGGCATGAGTTTTTTGAGGCGAGTTCAATTAGAAAGATTAATGAAGTGTATTACTTTATTTATTCTTCAATTAACGGTCATGAATTATGTTATGCAACCAGTAAAAATCCTACAGGGCCTTTTAAATTTGGTGGAACAATTATTAGTAATGGCGATCTATATATCAATGGCTATTCTTCAGATCACGCTGCTGATAATTATATTGGCAATAATCATGGGAGTATCGTAGCGATTAATGATCAGTGGTATGTATTTTATCATCGACATACAAATAGACATCATTATTCTAGACAAGCTATGGCAGAACAAATTGAAATTAATAAAGATGGTTTTATTCCGCAAGTAGAACTAACCAGTCACGGTTTAAACAATGGACCGTTGAGGGGAAAGGGAGAGTATGGGGCCTATATTGCGTGTCACCTAAGATCAGCTGATGGTGCAGGTAGATATGGTACGTACTTTGGTAATATTACTTTCAGAAAACACCCATATTTTACTCAAACGGGTAAGGATCGTATGGGTAGACCAGATCAGTATATTGCTAATATGAGAGACGGCGCGTCTGCAGGGTATAAGTATTTTATGATAGATGATATAGAGGAAGTTGGTGTTTGTGTAAAAGCTAGTGGCTCAGGGATAATGCTGGTGGCTGAAAAACTCAATTCAAAGCCAAATGCAAAAATTAAGATTAGTCCAACGAAGGAATATAAATACTTCTATACAAAGCTACAGCTGGATAAAGGCAAGCAGGCGCTATACTTCACTTATCGTGGAACAGGGAAATTAGATTTCAAATCATTTATCTTAAATTAA